From the genome of Streptomyces sp. S4.7:
ATCCGCCCCGGCCGTGACGACATCAGCACCACGCGCTGAGCGAGCCGCACCGCCTCGCGGACGTTGTGCGTGACGAACAGGACCGACACGTTCGTCTCGGCCCAGATCCGGGTCAGCTCCTCGTGGAGCACATCCCGGGTGATGGCGTCGAGCGCGGCGAACGGTTCGTCCATCAGCAGCAGTTGGCTGTCCTGCGCCAGCGCACGGGCCAGCGCGACCCGCTGGCGCATACCGCCGGACAGTTCGTGCACCCGCTTGCCGTACGCGCCCTTCAGCCGTACCAGCTCAAGGAGCCGTTCGGCCTCACCGCGCCGCTCGGCCTTGGACATGCCCCGCATCTTCAGGGCGAGTTCGATGTTCTTGCCCGCGGTGAGCCACGGGAACAGCGCGTGCTCCTGGAACATCAGGGCGGGCCGGCCGCCGGGGACGTCGATGGACCCCGCCGACGGCAGGTCGAGCCCGGCGACCAGGTTGAGCAGGGTGGATTTTCCGCAGCCGGACGCCCCCAGCAGGGTCACGAACTCGCCGGGCGCCACGTCGATGCTGACGTCGTCCAGCACCAGCTGGCGGCCGCCGGGCCGGCCGAACGACTTGGACACATGGTCGAGACGGGTGGCGTACGGTTGTGTGTCGACCGTTGCGGCCGGCTTGACGAGTGCGGTGGCCATGAGTCACACCTCCTGGGGGCGATCCGGTTGCGGGTCGGGTCGGGCGACTGGTCGGCTGCTCGGGTCGCCCGGCTACTCGGCGCCGAGACCGGCGTCGTCGATCGCGGGCTTGCCGTCCGCCTTCAGCACCTTGTTGAGCAGCGACAGGTCGTAGATGCCGTCGAGCAGCGGGTCTTCGAGCAGGCCCGCCTTCACCGCGTGCTCGGACGACACGCTCAGCGTGGAGGCCAGCGGGTCGTCGGTGATGTCGACGTTCTTCCACGCCGGGTCGATCACCTCGGGCGGCAGCGCCGCCCCCGAGTCCGCCTTGAGCTTGGCGTTGGCCGCGGCCTTCGCCTCGTCCGGGTTCTCGTTGATCCAGGCGTTCGTCTTCACCGAGCCGCGCAGCACCGCCTCGACGACGTCCGGGTGCTCCTTGAGGAACTTCTGGGAGACGATCACGTTCGTGATGACGAACTCGCCGTCCTTCCACAGCTTCTTCTCGTCCAGCAGCACCGAACCGCCGCCCGCGACCAGCTTCGAAGCGGTCGGCTCGGGCACCCACGCGCCGTCCAGTGAACGGGACTCGAAGGACGCGGGGATCTGCTTGTTGTCCTGTCGGATGACGGTGACGTCGCCCTTGCCGGTGTTGGTGTCGACCTTCAGGCCCTTCTCCGACAGGTAGTTGAGCAGCGCCACATCCTGCGTGTTGCCGAGCTGCGGCGTCGCGATGCGCTTGCCCTTGAGGTCGTCGAGGGACTTGATCTTCTTGGGATTGACGACGAGCGAGACACCGCCGGAGGCCGAGCCCGAGATGATCCGGAGGTTCTGGCCCTTGGACTTCGTGAAGCCGTTGACCGAGGGGGAGGGACCGATCCAGCCGATGTCGATCGCGCCCGCGTTGAGCGCCTCGATCTCCGAGGGGCCCGCGTTGAAGACCTGCGGCTTGATCTTGGTGCCGCCCAACTCCTTCTGGATCAGGCCCTCCTGGAGGCCGACCAGCGCGGTGGCGTGCGTGATGTTGGCGAAGTAGCCGATCTTCACCTCGCCGAGGCCGCCTATCTTCTCGCCCTCGGCGGCGGGA
Proteins encoded in this window:
- a CDS encoding ABC transporter ATP-binding protein; this translates as MATALVKPAATVDTQPYATRLDHVSKSFGRPGGRQLVLDDVSIDVAPGEFVTLLGASGCGKSTLLNLVAGLDLPSAGSIDVPGGRPALMFQEHALFPWLTAGKNIELALKMRGMSKAERRGEAERLLELVRLKGAYGKRVHELSGGMRQRVALARALAQDSQLLLMDEPFAALDAITRDVLHEELTRIWAETNVSVLFVTHNVREAVRLAQRVVLMSSRPGRIARQWRIDIPQPRRIEDAAVADLSVEITEELRGEIRRHGQH
- a CDS encoding ABC transporter substrate-binding protein → MPATRAARRRRRAIAAVAALPLLAVVLGACGYGSEGEKDEKVAPAAEGEKIGGLGEVKIGYFANITHATALVGLQEGLIQKELGGTKIKPQVFNAGPSEIEALNAGAIDIGWIGPSPSVNGFTKSKGQNLRIISGSASGGVSLVVNPKKIKSLDDLKGKRIATPQLGNTQDVALLNYLSEKGLKVDTNTGKGDVTVIRQDNKQIPASFESRSLDGAWVPEPTASKLVAGGGSVLLDEKKLWKDGEFVITNVIVSQKFLKEHPDVVEAVLRGSVKTNAWINENPDEAKAAANAKLKADSGAALPPEVIDPAWKNVDITDDPLASTLSVSSEHAVKAGLLEDPLLDGIYDLSLLNKVLKADGKPAIDDAGLGAE